In Quercus robur chromosome 11, dhQueRobu3.1, whole genome shotgun sequence, the following proteins share a genomic window:
- the LOC126707284 gene encoding NADPH-dependent diflavin oxidoreductase 1-like translates to MHCIEGYKISLPHEDTIIFVVSTIGQGDTPDSMKVFWKFLLQRNLSKHWLEGVRYAVFGLGDSGCQKYNFVSKKLDKRLSDLGAMAIVEKGLGDDQHPSGYVYAGIS, encoded by the exons ATGCATTGTATTGAGGGTTATAAG ATTTCCTTACCTCATGAAGACactataatttttgttgtttctaCCATAGGCCAGGGAGATACACCAGATTCCATGAAG GTCTTTTGGAAGTTTCTTCTGCAAAGAAATTTAAGCAAGCATTGGCTGGAAGGTGTTCGCTATGCTGTGTTTGGTTTGGGTGATTCTGGTTGTCAGAAATataat TTTGTTTCTAAGAAGCTTGACAAAAGACTTTCAGACCTTGGGGCAATGGCTATTGTTGAAAAAGGTTTGGGAGATGACCAGCATCCCTCAGGGTATGTTTATGCCGGAATATCCTAA